Proteins encoded together in one Camelina sativa cultivar DH55 chromosome 9, Cs, whole genome shotgun sequence window:
- the LOC104716049 gene encoding uncharacterized protein LOC104716049: MRLRSNHPSLHSDRVLRQLEPWCELNDKVVLVTGASSGIGREICLDLGKAGCKIIAAARRVDRLNSLCSEINSFGSTRIKAAALELDVSSDGATIQKAVKEAWKIFGNIDVLINNAGIRGNVKSSLDWSEEEWNKVFRTNLTGSWLVSKYVCLLMRDAKRGGSVINISSISGLHRGLLPGGLAYACSKGGVDTMTRMMAIELGVYKIRVNSIAPGLCKDSEQDAKLQRADEYDWETVDEALT; this comes from the exons ATGAGACTGAGAAGCAACCACCCATCGCTGCACAGTGACAGA GTGTTAAGGCAATTAGAGCCATGGTGTGAGCTTAACGATAAAGTGGTTCTTGTGACAGGAGCTTCCTCTGGTATAGGAAGAGAGATCTGTCTTGATCTAGGCAAAGCTGGTTGTAAGATTATCGCAGCTGCTCGTCGTGTTGATCGCCTCAACTCTCTCTGTTCTGAAATCAACAGCTTCGGTTCAACCAGAATCAAAGCAGCAGCTCTTGAGCTAGACGTTTCATCTGACGGGGCCACCATTCAGAAGGCGGTTAAAGAAGCTTGGAAAATCTTTGGAAACATCGATGTGTTGATCAACAATGCTGGAATCAGAGGCAATGTCAAGTCGAGTTTGGATTGGTCAGAAGAAGAATGGAACAAAGTCTTTAGAACCAACTTGACCGGATCTTGGCTAGTATCCAAATACGTATGTCTTTTAATGCGTGACGCTAAACGCGGTGGCTCGGTGATTAACATCTCGTCGATCTCTGGACTTCACCGCGGTTTGTTGCCTGGTGGACTTGCGTATGCTTGTTCTAAAGGCGGGGTTGACACCATGACGAGGATGATGGCTATTGAGTTAGGTGTTTATAAGATCAGAGTGAACTCAATCGCGCCGGGGCTTTGTAAGG